Proteins found in one Strix uralensis isolate ZFMK-TIS-50842 chromosome 21, bStrUra1, whole genome shotgun sequence genomic segment:
- the C8G gene encoding complement component C8 gamma chain isoform X1, protein MVALGTLLLLGLLLSAPPGLGQGPERRRRRPPPPQSPLEKVAAQAELSLPQLAGRWFLVGMASRCGYLAEHSHRLEATAVTVTVLDGQSLAISTFRKLISPGRRQSPKKTGPVCAVASRAVAMAARWTWWWVRRTTAATPSSITRRDAASLSSSMGFVTPRTSFTSSTLTGRWYSIGLASNSNWFKEKKHLMKMCTTVISVTADGNLEVTSTYPKGDQCEKRNSLYTKTEQPGRFSYTSPRWGSKHDIRVVETNYDEYALVATQISKSTGSSTMVLLYSRTKELSPERLERFTQFSREQGLMDEEILILPQTDKCMADAA, encoded by the exons ccggagcggcggcggcggcggccgccccctccccagaGCCCGCTGGAGAAGGTGGCGGCTCAGGCTGAGCTCAGCCTCCCCCag CTCGCAGGGAGGTGGTTCCTGGTCGGCATGGCCTCCCGCTGTGGCTACCTGGCGGAGCACAGCCACCGGCTAGAGGCTACGGCGGTGACAGTGACTGTCCTGGATGGGCAGAGCCTGGCCATCAGCACCTTCAGGAAGCT CATCTCCCCAGGAAGAAGACAAAGTCCCAAGAAAACAGGTCCCGTGTGTGCTGTGGCAAGCAGG GCCGTGGCTATGGCAGCAAGGTGGACGTGGTGGTGGGTGAGACGGACCACAGCAGCTACGCCATCCTCTATTACCAGAAGGGACGCAGCATCTCTGTCAAGCTCTATG GGTTTTGTGACTCCGCGGACGAGTTTCACATCCTCGACG CTCACGGGAAGATGGTACAGCATCGGCCTGGCCTCCAACTCCAACTGGTTCAAGGAGAAGAAGCACCTGATGAAGATGTGCACGACGGTCATCTCCGTCACTGCAGATGGGAACCTGGAGGTCACCTCCACATACCCCAA GGGTGACCAGTGCGAGAAGAGGAACAGCCTTTACACTAAGACGGAGCAGCCGGGGCGTTTCAGCTACACCAGCCCAC GCTGGGGCAGCAAACACGACATCCGCGTGGTGGAGACCAACTACGATGAGTACGCCTTGGTGGCCACCCAGATCTCCAAGAGCACTGGCTCCTCCACCATGGTGCTGCTCTACA GCCGGACAAAGGAGCTCAGTCCTGAGCGCCTGGAGAGGTTCACCCAGTTCTCCAGGGAGCAGGGCCTGATGGACGAAGAGATCCTCATCCTGCCCCAGACGG
- the C8G gene encoding complement component C8 gamma chain isoform X3 encodes MHATLLSILGLALLGALRAQDGFPVQTDFQQDKLTGRWYSIGLASNSNWFKEKKHLMKMCTTVISVTADGNLEVTSTYPKGDQCEKRNSLYTKTEQPGRFSYTSPRWGSKHDIRVVETNYDEYALVATQISKSTGSSTMVLLYSRTKELSPERLERFTQFSREQGLMDEEILILPQTDKCMADAA; translated from the exons ATGCACGCCACGCTGCTCAGCATCCTGGGGCTGGCCCTGCTCGGGGCACTGCGCGCACAGGACGGCTTTCCTGTGCAAACTGACTTCCAGCAGGACAAG CTCACGGGAAGATGGTACAGCATCGGCCTGGCCTCCAACTCCAACTGGTTCAAGGAGAAGAAGCACCTGATGAAGATGTGCACGACGGTCATCTCCGTCACTGCAGATGGGAACCTGGAGGTCACCTCCACATACCCCAA GGGTGACCAGTGCGAGAAGAGGAACAGCCTTTACACTAAGACGGAGCAGCCGGGGCGTTTCAGCTACACCAGCCCAC GCTGGGGCAGCAAACACGACATCCGCGTGGTGGAGACCAACTACGATGAGTACGCCTTGGTGGCCACCCAGATCTCCAAGAGCACTGGCTCCTCCACCATGGTGCTGCTCTACA GCCGGACAAAGGAGCTCAGTCCTGAGCGCCTGGAGAGGTTCACCCAGTTCTCCAGGGAGCAGGGCCTGATGGACGAAGAGATCCTCATCCTGCCCCAGACGG